Proteins co-encoded in one Spirosoma endbachense genomic window:
- a CDS encoding glycoside hydrolase family 113 codes for MVNRFFLILCSLLSCQTQPPFQYSGHKFKGVNLVAPPRQPDSLALAPVRAIGGEWVAIVPYGFCKKNDPHFFFSENRKEQSKWQWWGETTAGVAGTVQMARKQGLKTMLKPHVWMQGGSHLDLEFSTEADWQSFEHDYAQYILHFAKIADSLHIDLYCITTELDRFAVARPAFWQTLIKQIRQIYKGQLTYAANWDRYERIPFWQQLDFIGVDAYFPISDKREPSVGELTRGWKKHLTVLQQMSSQWQKPILFTEFGYRSCDHTAQRPWESETDCKPNPTAQANAYAAMLEAVWPQPWFAGGFLWKWFLEIEPRHRERDQYSPQGKPAEQVLTKNWQK; via the coding sequence ATGGTCAATCGCTTCTTTTTGATTTTATGCTCCCTTTTAAGCTGCCAGACCCAGCCGCCTTTTCAGTATTCTGGCCATAAATTCAAAGGGGTCAATCTGGTCGCTCCCCCACGCCAACCCGACTCGCTGGCACTGGCACCCGTTCGGGCAATTGGTGGCGAATGGGTTGCTATTGTGCCGTATGGTTTCTGCAAGAAAAATGATCCACATTTTTTCTTCAGCGAAAACAGGAAGGAACAAAGCAAGTGGCAATGGTGGGGTGAAACAACGGCGGGCGTAGCCGGAACGGTGCAAATGGCCCGGAAGCAGGGGCTGAAAACGATGCTAAAACCGCATGTCTGGATGCAGGGCGGCTCTCACCTCGATCTTGAATTCTCAACAGAAGCCGACTGGCAAAGTTTCGAGCACGATTATGCGCAGTACATTCTGCATTTCGCCAAAATTGCAGACTCCTTACACATCGATTTATACTGCATCACAACTGAGCTTGACCGTTTCGCCGTTGCCCGACCCGCCTTCTGGCAAACTTTGATCAAGCAGATCCGGCAGATTTATAAAGGACAATTGACCTACGCAGCCAACTGGGACCGCTACGAACGGATTCCATTCTGGCAACAGCTGGATTTCATTGGTGTAGACGCTTATTTCCCGATTTCCGATAAGCGGGAACCATCGGTAGGTGAATTGACCAGAGGCTGGAAGAAACACCTAACCGTATTGCAGCAAATGAGCAGTCAATGGCAGAAACCAATTCTATTTACGGAATTCGGCTACCGAAGCTGCGATCACACAGCCCAACGCCCTTGGGAGTCCGAGACTGATTGTAAGCCCAATCCAACGGCTCAGGCCAATGCCTACGCAGCCATGCTCGAAGCGGTCTGGCCACAGCCGTGGTTTGCCGGTGGTTTTCTCTGGAAATGGTTTCTGGAGATTGAGCCGCGTCACCGGGAGCGCGACCAGTATAGCCCGCAAGGCAAGCCAGCCGAGCAGGTGTTGACGAAAAATTGGCAGAAGTAG
- a CDS encoding DUF3575 domain-containing protein, with translation MHYTAIRLLLLLCSLSPAFVPVLAQDSTRRWSRPNVLKTNLLAPISVFYERALTPRFALRTSIRWWQFGIVSKDEKFVNATLEGKFYTAKLARLMAKGHPSGFFINPYLKVRTLQYVNEIGSGPNKISELDEIRVKSIGFGLTVGYMWVLKRGFVVELVHGGGFMPDALTSFEHTMRYSTVTSDSGRDYLMLDLRTGVSLGYAF, from the coding sequence ATGCATTATACTGCTATCCGTCTGCTGCTTCTTTTGTGTAGTCTTTCCCCTGCTTTTGTCCCGGTTCTGGCTCAGGACTCAACCCGACGATGGAGCCGTCCGAACGTTCTGAAAACCAATCTCCTGGCCCCAATTTCCGTATTTTACGAGCGGGCATTGACCCCGCGTTTTGCCCTCCGTACCAGTATTCGGTGGTGGCAGTTTGGCATTGTTTCTAAAGATGAAAAGTTTGTCAATGCCACTCTCGAAGGAAAATTCTATACGGCCAAACTGGCACGACTAATGGCTAAGGGGCACCCAAGCGGCTTTTTTATCAATCCATATCTGAAAGTCCGGACGTTGCAGTATGTCAACGAAATTGGTTCCGGACCTAATAAAATCAGTGAACTTGATGAAATCAGGGTTAAATCAATTGGATTTGGACTGACTGTTGGGTATATGTGGGTACTAAAACGAGGGTTTGTTGTGGAGCTGGTTCATGGCGGAGGCTTCATGCCAGATGCGCTGACCAGCTTTGAACATACAATGCGCTACAGCACAGTAACGTCCGATTCTGGCCGGGATTACCTGATGCTGGACCTCCGAACGGGGGTTAGTCTGGGCTATGCTTTCTGA
- a CDS encoding FG-GAP repeat domain-containing protein, translating into MQRIAISLLVLFIIGGSVAPEPTTHFKRYFVAAESYESVGVFDVDKNDTLDLVSGDFWYEGPNFRRRHLIGNEPRKDQYYDDFSTIPIDVNADGRIDFVTGGWFDQTLRWVENPGPVKGNPTWPLHEIGKVGNVETTRAWDIDGDGTVEIVPNNPNHPLKYVKLTSPGVFKMVTIAPTQGHGLGFGDINADGRGDFIVSDGWLEAPADRESGPWTLHKEFALGTASVPIIVADVNGDRLNDLIVGQGHSYGLHWYEQAKDGKGQRSWTKHLIDDKNSQYHCLEWIDITGDGRPDLVTGKRFRAHNDNDPGSYDPVGLYYFTWDTARKQFVKHDIAFGEAGVGKGTGIYFAVADLHKNGRNDIVVAGKDGLVVFFNESARKK; encoded by the coding sequence ATGCAACGAATTGCCATTAGCCTGCTTGTCCTCTTTATTATCGGTGGTTCTGTTGCGCCAGAACCAACTACCCACTTCAAACGCTATTTTGTCGCAGCCGAAAGTTACGAATCTGTGGGCGTTTTTGATGTCGATAAAAATGATACACTCGACCTTGTTTCCGGCGATTTCTGGTACGAAGGTCCCAATTTCCGACGTCGGCATCTGATTGGCAACGAACCACGAAAAGATCAGTATTACGACGACTTTTCGACCATTCCAATCGATGTAAATGCCGATGGTCGGATCGATTTTGTGACGGGTGGCTGGTTTGATCAAACGCTTCGCTGGGTCGAAAATCCAGGACCCGTTAAAGGAAATCCCACCTGGCCGTTGCATGAGATCGGTAAAGTGGGCAATGTTGAAACAACGCGTGCCTGGGACATCGATGGCGATGGCACCGTTGAAATTGTGCCTAATAATCCGAATCACCCATTGAAATACGTCAAATTAACGAGTCCGGGCGTATTCAAAATGGTCACGATTGCCCCAACGCAGGGCCACGGCCTGGGATTTGGTGATATCAATGCCGACGGTCGGGGCGACTTTATTGTGAGCGATGGCTGGCTCGAAGCCCCAGCTGATCGGGAAAGTGGCCCCTGGACATTACACAAGGAGTTTGCCCTCGGTACGGCTAGTGTACCCATAATTGTGGCTGACGTGAACGGCGACCGGCTTAACGACCTCATTGTTGGACAGGGACATAGCTATGGGTTGCATTGGTACGAGCAGGCTAAGGATGGTAAAGGGCAGCGCAGTTGGACCAAACACCTGATTGACGATAAAAACTCACAGTATCACTGCCTCGAATGGATCGATATTACGGGCGATGGTCGTCCTGATCTGGTTACGGGTAAGCGTTTTCGGGCACACAATGACAACGATCCGGGCAGCTATGATCCCGTCGGTCTCTATTATTTTACCTGGGACACCGCCCGGAAGCAATTCGTGAAACATGATATTGCCTTTGGAGAAGCTGGTGTTGGCAAGGGAACGGGTATTTATTTTGCCGTTGCCGATTTGCACAAAAACGGCCGAAATGACATCGTAGTGGCCGGAAAAGACGGATTAGTAGTATTTTTTAATGAAAGTGCTCGAAAAAAATAA
- a CDS encoding Gfo/Idh/MocA family protein: MNQPDNSTPGQIAGAVDSPTPDKGGTSRRQFIQAGALAATSFLIVPRHVLGGKGFIAPSDKLNIAGVGFGGKGFSDTNNSYNNGANNIVALCDVDWGLARVKENFTKHPNAKRYKDFREMLDKEGKSIDAVTVSTADHTHAVVAMAAMQRGKHVYVQKPLTHNIYEARMLTEAARKYKVVTQMGNQGSSNPQQKQMVDWFDKGLLGTVHTVNLWTNRPVWPQGIPVPQPAGETPVDLDWDLWLGPAQKVGYTPAYHPFKWRGWWNFGAGALGDIGCHIMDTPFRVLGLGYPTEVETSIGQVFLKDWTPEYIPEGCPPSSHVELKFPATAKNKSVVKMIWEDGGIRPFRPDMLPEGEPMPENGENGVLIHGDKGLLICGMYGEDPKLYTKDGQKIVGDPKPKPADGSKPLPENGHQVLWTEACKAGFNSKEHKALTSSFDFSGPLTESVLMGNLAIRSYTLRQAKADGKGFTYPGRKKLMWDGKNMKITNLDEANQFVKREYREGWSLTA; encoded by the coding sequence ATGAATCAACCAGACAACTCAACGCCCGGCCAGATTGCCGGTGCGGTGGATTCGCCAACTCCAGATAAAGGGGGTACGTCACGGCGTCAATTCATTCAGGCTGGCGCTTTGGCCGCCACCAGCTTCCTGATTGTTCCCCGTCACGTATTGGGCGGCAAGGGCTTCATCGCTCCCAGCGACAAGCTCAACATTGCGGGTGTTGGTTTCGGCGGTAAAGGTTTTAGCGATACCAACAATTCCTATAACAACGGTGCCAATAACATTGTAGCCCTTTGCGATGTAGACTGGGGACTGGCCCGCGTTAAAGAAAATTTCACGAAGCACCCCAATGCGAAACGCTACAAGGACTTCCGCGAAATGCTCGATAAAGAAGGCAAATCCATTGATGCCGTAACCGTTTCGACAGCTGACCATACACACGCTGTTGTTGCCATGGCAGCGATGCAGCGTGGAAAACACGTATACGTGCAGAAGCCCCTGACACACAACATTTACGAAGCCCGGATGCTAACCGAAGCGGCCCGTAAATACAAAGTCGTTACGCAGATGGGTAATCAGGGCTCGTCGAACCCACAGCAAAAACAAATGGTAGACTGGTTCGACAAAGGGCTCCTGGGAACGGTGCATACCGTTAATCTCTGGACAAACCGTCCAGTCTGGCCTCAGGGCATTCCGGTGCCACAGCCAGCTGGTGAAACTCCCGTCGATCTGGATTGGGATCTCTGGCTCGGACCTGCTCAAAAAGTGGGCTATACCCCTGCCTATCACCCATTCAAATGGCGCGGCTGGTGGAATTTTGGCGCTGGCGCTCTGGGCGACATCGGTTGCCACATTATGGATACACCTTTCCGCGTTCTCGGACTTGGCTATCCAACCGAGGTTGAAACCAGTATCGGTCAGGTATTCCTGAAAGACTGGACACCGGAGTATATTCCGGAAGGATGTCCGCCATCGTCGCACGTGGAATTAAAATTCCCGGCAACGGCCAAAAATAAATCGGTCGTAAAAATGATCTGGGAAGATGGTGGTATTCGTCCATTCCGCCCCGATATGCTGCCCGAAGGAGAACCGATGCCCGAAAATGGTGAAAACGGTGTGCTCATCCACGGCGATAAAGGCTTACTGATTTGTGGCATGTATGGCGAAGATCCAAAACTCTACACCAAAGATGGCCAGAAAATAGTGGGCGATCCGAAACCCAAACCAGCTGATGGAAGCAAGCCCCTGCCCGAAAACGGTCACCAGGTGCTGTGGACAGAAGCCTGCAAAGCCGGTTTCAATAGCAAAGAGCACAAAGCACTTACCTCTTCGTTCGATTTTTCGGGTCCGCTTACGGAATCGGTTCTGATGGGTAACCTGGCCATTCGCAGCTATACGCTTCGTCAGGCTAAAGCCGACGGAAAAGGCTTTACGTATCCTGGCCGTAAGAAACTGATGTGGGATGGTAAAAACATGAAAATTACCAACCTCGACGAAGCTAACCAGTTTGTGAAACGCGAATACCGCGAAGGCTGGTCGCTGACAGCATAA
- a CDS encoding tetratricopeptide repeat-containing sensor histidine kinase, protein MKHGYLIAVLLVSLQISGLPDVFAQVPQTLDSVVVYLKHHTSKDTNYVRALNVMGRELHSGANPDYAKADSVLQVSEHIATQLQYGMGLAKAYTNRASIYYLTGRPQQALDYFQRALTAAENHKLNPRFICGAISNVAAALNKLHQYDKVVAMQLRSLRLQEQYNVQPRIATTYGGIGNAYRDLNKPREALSYYQQALALMHVEKNTSGMAIIENSIGVCYDGLEQYDKSLIYYKLALKHATEIEFALLQADILVNIGLALKLAKRPQEGLPFVERSLAIAQKQQNKESMANAYFNLGQIYEELKQYTPAEKHLKKALDLVTETGNKKKIADYTQGLADLYGGMKNFQQAYVFQLEKNKQIDSTTAVRTSAEVQRLVAQYKAEKKEQQIKLLHQQAQLREKELINKKLQTNGLLIGGVLLLLLGAAVSAWLLNRARLRRLEEAQRLRKQIAHDLHDEVGSTLSSISLLSGMVNSLIAQKRPESVERAVQKINSDARQILEAMDEIIWTINPGNDSLQRIALRLQEYAQPLMESKNIRFSFVTDPALYAVPISMEVRRSLYLIGKEAINNLIKYSEATEATVRFERKNNQLQVLIEDNGRGFDPAQPSQRTGQSSMKQRAEAMGGILKIHSSPGQGTRLQLVVGQ, encoded by the coding sequence ATGAAACACGGCTACTTGATTGCTGTATTGCTGGTTAGTTTACAGATCAGTGGATTACCTGATGTATTTGCCCAGGTGCCGCAGACGCTTGATTCGGTTGTCGTTTATTTAAAACACCATACCAGTAAAGACACAAATTACGTCCGTGCGCTGAATGTAATGGGCCGCGAACTTCATTCGGGCGCCAATCCTGACTATGCAAAAGCTGACTCCGTATTGCAAGTATCGGAACATATTGCCACCCAGCTTCAATACGGTATGGGACTGGCAAAAGCCTATACCAATCGGGCGTCGATTTACTACCTGACCGGTCGGCCCCAGCAGGCACTGGACTATTTTCAGAGGGCACTGACAGCAGCCGAAAACCACAAACTAAACCCACGTTTTATTTGCGGAGCCATATCAAACGTAGCCGCAGCATTGAACAAACTACATCAATATGATAAGGTAGTCGCTATGCAACTTCGCTCGTTGCGCCTTCAGGAACAGTATAATGTACAGCCACGGATTGCCACTACCTATGGCGGCATTGGCAACGCTTATCGAGATCTAAACAAACCCCGCGAAGCCCTTTCTTATTATCAACAAGCGCTGGCATTGATGCACGTAGAAAAAAATACCAGTGGCATGGCCATTATCGAGAACAGCATCGGTGTATGCTATGATGGGCTGGAACAGTATGATAAGTCGCTGATTTACTATAAACTGGCCTTGAAGCATGCTACAGAAATTGAGTTTGCCCTGCTCCAGGCCGACATTCTGGTAAATATTGGCCTCGCTCTAAAATTAGCAAAACGCCCTCAGGAAGGCCTCCCATTTGTGGAACGCTCTTTAGCTATTGCCCAAAAGCAACAAAATAAAGAGAGTATGGCCAATGCTTATTTTAATCTGGGGCAGATCTATGAAGAACTAAAGCAATACACTCCCGCGGAGAAGCACCTGAAAAAAGCACTCGATTTGGTCACCGAGACCGGGAACAAAAAGAAGATTGCTGATTATACGCAGGGGCTGGCCGACCTATATGGCGGGATGAAAAATTTTCAGCAGGCCTACGTCTTCCAACTCGAAAAGAATAAACAGATTGACTCGACGACTGCCGTTCGTACCAGCGCTGAAGTCCAGCGGTTAGTTGCCCAATACAAAGCCGAAAAGAAAGAACAACAGATCAAACTGCTTCATCAACAGGCACAGCTCCGCGAAAAAGAACTGATCAATAAGAAATTGCAAACCAATGGGTTACTAATTGGCGGTGTCTTGCTTTTATTATTAGGCGCGGCCGTAAGCGCTTGGCTACTGAACCGGGCACGTCTTCGCCGACTGGAAGAAGCCCAGCGTTTACGAAAGCAAATTGCCCACGATTTACACGATGAAGTGGGCAGTACGCTGAGCAGCATTTCACTACTCAGTGGCATGGTCAATAGCCTTATTGCCCAAAAACGTCCCGAATCGGTTGAGCGGGCTGTTCAGAAAATTAACTCTGATGCCCGGCAGATTCTGGAGGCTATGGACGAGATTATCTGGACTATTAACCCTGGCAATGACTCCTTACAACGGATCGCTTTACGGTTACAGGAGTACGCACAACCCTTAATGGAGTCTAAGAATATTCGATTTTCGTTCGTAACGGACCCGGCTTTATATGCCGTACCGATTTCGATGGAAGTTCGACGGAGTTTGTATCTGATTGGTAAAGAAGCAATTAACAACCTGATTAAATACTCAGAAGCCACAGAGGCCACTGTCCGGTTTGAGCGGAAAAATAACCAGCTTCAGGTCCTGATCGAGGATAACGGCCGGGGATTCGATCCGGCCCAGCCAAGCCAGCGTACCGGCCAGAGCAGCATGAAGCAGCGGGCCGAAGCGATGGGCGGTATCTTAAAAATACACTCGTCGCCAGGACAGGGAACTCGTCTGCAACTGGTCGTCGGTCAGTGA
- a CDS encoding response regulator transcription factor — MIRVSIFDDNDSLRETLALVFDATDDLIVTGQYPNALTAVEDVLYNQPDVILMDIDMPGRTGIEAVKLIRQQTTRPKILMLTVFEDVERIFAAISAGAVGYLLKKTPADKIIESIREVMNGGAAMTPSIALKVLEAFRQPKTDAFLLTDKENEVLRRLVEGDSYKLIAHHCNISMGTVRTHIVNIYEKLHVNSKSEAVAKALKTGLFK; from the coding sequence ATGATTCGCGTCTCAATTTTCGACGATAATGACTCCCTGCGTGAAACGCTGGCGCTGGTCTTCGATGCAACCGACGACCTGATCGTGACCGGTCAATACCCCAACGCGCTAACGGCTGTTGAAGACGTTTTATACAATCAGCCGGATGTCATTTTGATGGATATCGATATGCCCGGTCGTACTGGAATTGAAGCGGTTAAACTCATCCGGCAACAGACAACACGCCCTAAAATACTAATGCTGACCGTTTTTGAGGATGTTGAGCGAATTTTTGCTGCCATTTCGGCGGGGGCTGTTGGTTATCTGTTAAAGAAAACACCCGCCGATAAAATCATTGAATCCATTCGCGAAGTGATGAATGGAGGAGCAGCCATGACACCTTCCATTGCCCTAAAAGTACTGGAAGCCTTTCGGCAACCCAAGACCGATGCATTTCTGCTGACTGATAAAGAAAACGAGGTACTCCGGCGATTGGTGGAAGGAGATAGCTATAAACTTATCGCGCACCATTGTAACATCAGCATGGGTACGGTTCGCACGCACATTGTCAACATCTACGAAAAACTCCACGTCAACTCAAAGTCCGAAGCAGTAGCGAAAGCGTTAAAGACCGGACTATTCAAGTAA
- a CDS encoding GH1 family beta-glucosidase — protein MHQLTDYSGFDRHTFGPDFVWGTATAAYQIEGAVDRDGRSPSVWDTFSRQKGKIKTGETADIACEFYDRYESDLWLHKELGFDAFRFSLSWSRILPDGVGPSQGGRLNETGLAFYDRLIDHCLALGITPWITLYHWDLPQALENKGGWPNRSVVDWFGEFVDICTKAFGHKVRHWIILNEPLAFSVLGYFTGQHAPGRRSFRNLLPVIHHTALAQAEGGRIVRRNVPGAHVGTTFSCSPIDPFTNSARDVAAAARVDALLNRLFIEPALGLGYPDKELPFLAGITKKVAKPGDMERLAFDFDFIGLQHYFRAVVEHSYFMPYLWAAQVSPLRRSVPTITEMGWEVYPESMYRIIQQYGRYEGVKKIYITESGAAFYDTVQNGAVNDLARLEYHQNYLQQVLQAKRDGLPVAGYFAWTFLDNFEWAEGYRPRFGLVYVDFRTQKRIVKASGRWFQHLLTNPKPAAHNLNHSKKRF, from the coding sequence TTGCACCAATTGACCGATTATTCGGGTTTCGATCGCCATACTTTCGGCCCTGATTTTGTTTGGGGAACCGCCACGGCTGCCTATCAGATTGAAGGGGCTGTTGACCGCGATGGCCGTTCGCCTAGCGTCTGGGATACGTTTAGTCGGCAGAAGGGGAAAATCAAAACCGGCGAAACCGCTGATATTGCCTGCGAGTTCTACGACCGCTACGAATCCGATTTGTGGTTACACAAAGAATTAGGTTTCGACGCCTTTCGGTTTTCGCTGTCATGGTCACGCATTCTACCCGATGGTGTTGGCCCCAGTCAGGGGGGGCGCTTAAACGAAACGGGGCTGGCCTTTTATGACCGACTGATCGATCATTGCCTGGCCCTGGGTATAACACCCTGGATCACGCTCTACCACTGGGATTTACCGCAGGCCCTTGAAAACAAGGGAGGATGGCCGAACCGCAGTGTTGTGGACTGGTTCGGCGAATTTGTGGACATTTGCACCAAAGCTTTTGGTCACAAGGTCAGGCACTGGATTATCCTGAACGAACCCCTGGCATTTTCCGTGCTGGGTTACTTTACGGGCCAGCACGCGCCCGGTCGGCGTAGTTTCCGGAATCTGCTTCCTGTTATTCACCATACGGCACTGGCACAGGCCGAAGGAGGTCGCATCGTTCGGCGAAACGTGCCGGGAGCGCACGTAGGCACCACCTTTTCGTGTTCACCGATCGATCCGTTTACGAACTCGGCCCGCGACGTGGCCGCAGCCGCCCGTGTAGATGCACTCCTGAATCGACTCTTCATCGAACCGGCTCTTGGCCTGGGTTACCCAGACAAAGAACTCCCGTTTCTGGCTGGTATTACCAAAAAAGTAGCTAAACCCGGCGATATGGAGCGGCTCGCATTTGACTTCGACTTTATTGGCCTGCAACATTATTTCCGGGCTGTGGTCGAGCATTCTTACTTTATGCCCTACCTGTGGGCTGCCCAGGTATCGCCCCTCCGGCGCAGTGTGCCAACGATCACCGAAATGGGCTGGGAAGTGTATCCTGAAAGTATGTACCGGATTATTCAGCAGTACGGCCGTTATGAGGGAGTCAAAAAAATCTACATTACCGAAAGTGGCGCGGCTTTTTATGACACGGTTCAAAATGGTGCCGTAAATGATTTGGCCCGGCTTGAGTACCACCAGAATTATCTCCAACAGGTATTGCAGGCCAAACGCGACGGCTTACCGGTAGCCGGGTATTTTGCCTGGACATTTCTCGACAATTTTGAATGGGCTGAAGGCTATCGCCCTCGTTTCGGACTGGTCTATGTCGATTTCCGAACTCAGAAACGAATCGTAAAAGCATCGGGGCGGTGGTTCCAGCACTTGTTAACCAATCCCAAACCAGCTGCCCATAATCTGAATCATTCAAAAAAACGATTTTAG
- a CDS encoding bile acid:sodium symporter family protein, translating into MAKNSLGTLLARVGLDWFILALLAMIGLAKLWPSPGIQEGPFSLSSLANYGVSMIFFFYGLRLNFDQLRVGLRNYRLHLVIHVTTFIVFPAVVLTARSLLMTPDTELLWLGIFYVAALPSTVSSSVVMVSIAGGNIPAAIFNASISSLIGVFITPVWMSFLLTSTTGQYDLAGVIWKLTLQVIVPVVLGLLLNRRLGWFAERNKFYLRYFDQFTILLIVYTAFCESFSLNLFANYSVSDLLWLAALLLGLFFLIFGLITLLSKSLNFSREDRITALFCGSKKSLVQGSVMANVLFPGNIAGVALLPIMMYHALQLIVASIIAQAMAHRKRQESNPV; encoded by the coding sequence ATGGCAAAAAATTCGTTAGGCACACTCCTGGCCCGCGTCGGGCTTGATTGGTTTATACTTGCTTTATTGGCTATGATCGGGCTGGCGAAGCTTTGGCCTAGCCCCGGTATTCAGGAAGGCCCATTCTCGTTATCATCGCTCGCAAACTATGGCGTCTCGATGATCTTTTTTTTCTACGGCCTGCGCCTGAATTTCGATCAATTACGGGTTGGCCTTCGTAACTACCGGCTTCACCTAGTCATTCACGTAACCACATTTATTGTTTTTCCGGCTGTCGTATTAACGGCACGATCGCTCCTGATGACGCCCGATACCGAATTATTGTGGCTGGGCATATTCTATGTTGCTGCGTTACCATCTACAGTGTCGTCGTCGGTCGTGATGGTATCGATTGCGGGCGGTAATATTCCGGCGGCTATTTTCAATGCCAGCATTTCCAGCCTGATCGGTGTTTTTATTACGCCTGTCTGGATGAGTTTTCTGTTGACCAGCACAACCGGTCAATATGATCTGGCCGGTGTTATCTGGAAACTGACCTTACAGGTGATTGTACCCGTTGTGCTGGGCCTGTTGCTCAATCGTCGGCTGGGGTGGTTTGCCGAACGGAATAAGTTCTATCTACGCTATTTCGATCAGTTCACTATTTTGCTCATCGTATACACGGCCTTCTGCGAATCATTTTCTCTCAACCTGTTTGCCAACTATTCAGTGAGCGATCTGCTCTGGCTGGCAGCTCTCCTGCTTGGGCTATTTTTTCTCATCTTCGGGCTTATCACGCTATTGAGCAAATCGCTCAATTTTAGCCGCGAAGACCGCATTACGGCCTTATTCTGTGGATCAAAGAAATCGCTGGTGCAGGGCAGCGTAATGGCGAATGTACTTTTTCCAGGCAACATAGCAGGTGTAGCCTTGCTACCCATTATGATGTATCATGCGCTCCAACTCATTGTGGCCAGTATTATCGCACAGGCCATGGCTCATCGAAAACGGCAGGAATCTAATCCTGTATAG
- a CDS encoding DUF6252 family protein, with the protein MKSLKFTFILCLAVVSLSCSKKDDTIAPASTSVMTAQVDGQAFTSEQATATYNKATKDLTLVGYNSVHMMGFTLVNFTGTSTITLVDISKTGSTGNYIDVKTNTTYANKEGRTGTVTVTKFDGSILEGNFSMKTYNSQQKREVVVTNGTFNVKVETI; encoded by the coding sequence ATGAAATCGCTCAAATTCACCTTTATACTTTGCTTAGCCGTTGTTTCTCTGTCCTGTAGTAAAAAGGACGATACGATTGCGCCAGCCAGTACGAGCGTTATGACAGCACAGGTCGACGGGCAAGCGTTTACGTCGGAACAGGCGACAGCAACCTATAACAAAGCCACTAAAGACCTGACCCTGGTTGGGTATAACAGTGTTCACATGATGGGTTTTACGCTGGTAAATTTCACGGGCACGAGTACTATAACGCTGGTAGACATTAGCAAAACGGGCAGTACGGGGAATTATATCGATGTAAAAACCAACACCACCTATGCCAATAAAGAGGGCCGGACGGGGACGGTAACTGTTACAAAATTTGATGGAAGTATTCTTGAAGGAAACTTTTCGATGAAGACCTATAACTCGCAGCAAAAACGGGAAGTCGTCGTGACGAATGGCACATTTAACGTAAAAGTAGAAACTATATAA